The following proteins are encoded in a genomic region of Streptomyces sp. SLBN-31:
- a CDS encoding Fic family protein yields the protein MLYATPSLTPFDARVLEEIASMRRDLQHVIQQSPMKWTADLRRSLTASAIAASNTIEGYRVDPLDVADLLDGERESVDASEEDKAETLAYQQTMTYIQSLWDVEDFTYSKGLLNALHWMLQGRHHPHRPAGRWRRKPIFITAAGDPHATEYEGPHEDDVPALMGELVDWLNHGDLTADPLVRAAMAHLNLVKIHPWTDGNGRMSRSLQTLLIARQGVLAPEFSSIEEWLGMPGHTWEYYQVLRDVGGPVYSPDRDTLPWVRFNLRAYHEQSQRVQHRLKRSTDVWLALAEHAERLHLAERQLTALHEVAMTGRVRRSRYEKAEALSNQQAVRDIQTLTRTGLLTPVGNTKARHYTVGPAFPPDVLATAHRRHTITNPYQAQRPL from the coding sequence ATGCTGTATGCGACGCCGTCCCTCACCCCATTCGATGCGCGCGTGCTCGAAGAGATCGCCTCCATGCGCCGCGACCTGCAGCACGTCATTCAACAGAGCCCCATGAAGTGGACGGCCGACCTCAGGCGGTCGCTGACGGCATCGGCCATCGCGGCCTCCAACACCATCGAGGGCTACCGCGTCGATCCCCTCGACGTCGCCGACCTCCTCGATGGTGAACGCGAGAGCGTCGACGCCAGCGAGGAGGACAAAGCCGAAACCCTCGCCTACCAGCAGACGATGACCTACATCCAGTCCCTGTGGGACGTGGAAGACTTCACCTACTCCAAAGGCCTGCTCAACGCCCTGCACTGGATGCTTCAGGGCCGTCACCACCCCCACCGGCCGGCCGGCCGGTGGCGCAGAAAGCCGATCTTCATCACGGCGGCCGGCGACCCACACGCCACCGAATACGAAGGCCCCCACGAGGACGACGTCCCCGCTTTGATGGGCGAACTCGTCGACTGGCTCAACCACGGCGATCTCACGGCCGATCCCCTCGTCCGCGCTGCCATGGCCCACCTCAACCTCGTCAAGATCCATCCGTGGACCGACGGCAACGGGCGCATGTCCCGCAGCCTGCAGACCCTCCTCATCGCCCGCCAAGGGGTGCTGGCCCCGGAGTTCTCCTCCATCGAGGAATGGCTCGGCATGCCCGGCCACACCTGGGAGTACTACCAGGTGCTGCGCGACGTGGGAGGACCCGTCTACTCCCCCGACCGCGACACCCTGCCCTGGGTCCGCTTCAATCTGCGCGCCTACCACGAGCAGTCCCAGCGCGTGCAGCACCGTCTCAAGCGCTCCACCGACGTCTGGCTCGCCCTCGCCGAGCACGCCGAACGCCTTCACCTCGCCGAACGGCAGCTCACCGCCCTGCACGAAGTCGCCATGACCGGCCGGGTACGCCGCTCCCGCTACGAAAAGGCCGAGGCCCTCAGCAACCAGCAAGCCGTCCGCGACATCCAAACCCTCACCCGCACCGGCCTGCTCACCCCCGTCGGCAACACCAAAGCCCGCCACTACACCGTCGGCCCCGCCTTCCCTCCCGACGTCCTGGCAACCGCCCACCGCCGCCACACCATCACCAACCCCTACCAGGCGCAACGTCCTCTTTGA
- a CDS encoding 2-oxoacid:ferredoxin oxidoreductase subunit beta, whose translation MPTELKLTAKDFKSDQEVRWCPGCGDYAVLAAVQGFMPQLGLARENIVFVSGIGCSSRFPYYMNTYGMHSIHGRAPAIATGLATSRRDLSVWVVTGDGDALSIGGNHLIHALRRNVNLKILLFNNRIYGLTKGQYSPTSEIGKITKSTPMGSLDTPFNPVSLALGAEASFVARTIDSDRKHLTEVLRQAAAHPGTALVEIYQNCNIFNDGAFDALKDKEQAQQAVIRLEHGEPIRFGTPLADGKGAKGVVRDPATGDLRIVDVTPQTEAQILTHDAHAASPATAFALSRLADPATLHHTPIGVLRSVDRPVYDTEMAEQLDTAVELQGKGDLAALLTGGNPWTVRASPDNRPL comes from the coding sequence ATGCCGACTGAACTCAAGCTCACCGCCAAGGACTTCAAGTCCGATCAGGAGGTCCGCTGGTGCCCCGGCTGCGGTGACTACGCCGTCCTCGCCGCCGTGCAGGGCTTCATGCCCCAGCTCGGCCTGGCGAGGGAGAACATCGTCTTCGTCTCCGGCATCGGCTGTTCCTCCCGCTTCCCGTACTACATGAACACCTACGGGATGCACTCCATCCACGGCCGCGCCCCCGCCATCGCCACCGGCCTTGCCACCTCGCGCCGGGACCTGTCCGTATGGGTGGTCACCGGTGACGGCGACGCGCTGTCCATCGGCGGCAACCACCTGATCCACGCGCTGCGCCGCAACGTCAACCTCAAGATCCTGCTGTTCAACAACCGGATCTACGGCCTGACCAAGGGCCAGTACAGCCCGACCTCCGAAATCGGCAAGATCACCAAATCGACGCCGATGGGCTCCCTCGACACCCCCTTCAACCCGGTCTCCCTCGCCCTGGGCGCCGAGGCCTCCTTCGTCGCCCGCACCATCGACTCCGACCGCAAACACCTCACCGAAGTCCTGCGCCAGGCCGCCGCCCACCCCGGCACCGCCCTGGTGGAGATCTACCAGAACTGCAACATCTTCAACGACGGCGCCTTCGACGCCCTCAAGGACAAAGAACAGGCCCAGCAAGCCGTCATCCGCCTCGAACACGGCGAGCCGATCCGCTTCGGCACACCTCTCGCGGACGGCAAGGGCGCCAAGGGCGTCGTGCGGGACCCCGCCACCGGCGACCTGAGAATTGTCGACGTCACCCCGCAGACCGAGGCGCAAATCCTCACCCACGACGCCCACGCGGCCTCCCCGGCCACGGCCTTCGCGCTCTCCCGCCTCGCCGACCCGGCCACCTTGCACCACACCCCCATCGGCGTCCTGCGCTCGGTCGACCGCCCGGTCTACGACACAGAGATGGCCGAGCAGCTCGACACCGCCGTCGAACTCCAGGGCAAGGGGGACCTCGCCGCCCTCCTCACCGGCGGCAACCCCTGGACTGTGCGGGCATCTCCGGACAACCGCCCGTTATGA
- a CDS encoding STAS domain-containing protein: protein MVQYERGGVWVVVAHGAYDLDSIGRLTQALETAAAKHPRVIVDASGVTFADSTFRAGLRAVRAFTSERAGPPVGRGHPCAPVVSGASNV, encoded by the coding sequence GTGGTTCAGTACGAACGCGGCGGAGTTTGGGTCGTCGTCGCCCACGGCGCTTACGACCTGGACTCCATCGGCCGGCTCACCCAGGCGCTGGAGACCGCTGCCGCGAAACACCCCCGGGTGATCGTGGACGCCTCCGGCGTCACCTTCGCCGACTCCACCTTCCGCGCCGGCCTTCGAGCCGTCCGGGCTTTCACCTCGGAGCGCGCCGGCCCACCCGTGGGCAGAGGGCATCCCTGTGCGCCGGTGGTCTCCGGCGCCTCCAATGTTTGA
- a CDS encoding ketoacyl-ACP synthase III family protein, which translates to MKFGNDLRIKTVTSWFPPDRENVEDAVAAGKLTESDAERLGVSHLPFSATLSAPEMAAEAGRAALSRAGWSPSDIGLVLHTWIYHQGHDMWSPPHYVAHAVGAGTATPYGVQQGCNAGSLALQLAGMHLDADAGLGAVLVTTGDRFCPPGMDRWTSDYGLGFGDAGTAALVHRGDAGSDDYALLSLATATDAQFELMMRHGNDFSPAPMWHDGFIDLRTPKKSYMAAYGKEKFETIAGRNIRKVITDSLHDAGLEPDDPRIKYIALPRLGASLLDSIYGPVLDELLKAEALRFGSATGHLGCGDFFANLADMRDRVPLEPGDVALVISGGAAWTWACAVVQVPDGTPRDRASAKGV; encoded by the coding sequence ATGAAATTCGGAAACGATCTGCGGATCAAGACCGTGACCTCGTGGTTTCCACCGGACCGCGAGAACGTCGAGGACGCCGTGGCGGCCGGGAAGCTGACCGAATCGGACGCGGAGCGGCTCGGCGTCAGCCACCTGCCGTTCTCGGCCACCCTGTCCGCCCCCGAGATGGCCGCGGAGGCCGGCCGTGCCGCACTGAGCCGGGCGGGCTGGAGCCCGTCCGACATCGGCCTGGTCCTGCACACCTGGATCTACCACCAGGGCCATGACATGTGGTCGCCGCCGCACTACGTGGCCCACGCGGTCGGTGCCGGCACCGCCACGCCCTACGGCGTCCAACAGGGCTGCAATGCGGGCTCGTTGGCCCTGCAACTGGCCGGGATGCATCTGGACGCCGACGCCGGTCTGGGTGCCGTGCTCGTCACGACGGGCGACCGGTTCTGCCCTCCGGGCATGGACCGCTGGACCTCCGACTACGGCCTCGGCTTCGGTGACGCCGGGACCGCGGCCCTGGTGCACCGGGGCGACGCAGGATCCGACGACTACGCCCTGCTGTCCCTGGCCACCGCGACCGACGCCCAGTTCGAGCTGATGATGCGGCACGGCAACGACTTCAGCCCGGCTCCCATGTGGCACGACGGCTTCATCGACCTGCGCACCCCCAAGAAGTCCTACATGGCGGCGTACGGCAAGGAGAAGTTCGAGACCATCGCCGGCCGCAACATCCGCAAGGTGATCACCGACAGCCTGCACGACGCGGGGCTGGAGCCCGACGACCCGCGGATCAAGTACATCGCGCTGCCGCGGCTGGGGGCGAGCCTGCTGGACTCCATCTACGGCCCCGTGCTCGACGAGCTGCTCAAGGCCGAGGCCCTGCGGTTCGGCTCCGCCACCGGCCACCTGGGGTGCGGCGACTTCTTCGCCAACCTCGCCGACATGCGCGACCGGGTGCCGCTCGAGCCCGGCGACGTCGCCCTGGTGATCAGCGGCGGGGCGGCCTGGACGTGGGCCTGCGCCGTCGTGCAGGTACCGGACGGCACACCGCGAGACCGGGCTTCGGCGAAGGGCGTGTGA
- a CDS encoding class E sortase, whose translation MADTTPRRGHGPSPTGDPRASLRLLIRLLGVGLILTGLTLGGLALLRDKQADGTYHHTQQSLRHQLGQPPSATPADRPHQPTPRAGEAFAVLRVPRFGPDFAPVVVEGVSPGDLRKGPGHFPGTAGPGQKGNFAVAGHRTGWGQPFHRLPDLRKGDALRVERDGRTYTYRVTRTKVVEPSDVGVVAPVPSRPHARPDKARITLITCTDRGWDGTYVHRFVVWGELDTP comes from the coding sequence ATGGCTGACACAACGCCGAGGCGGGGCCACGGCCCCAGCCCCACCGGAGACCCCAGAGCCTCCCTGAGACTACTGATCCGCCTGCTCGGCGTCGGCCTCATCCTCACGGGCCTAACCCTCGGGGGCCTAGCACTCCTGCGGGACAAGCAAGCGGACGGCACATACCACCACACGCAGCAGTCGCTGCGGCACCAACTCGGGCAGCCGCCCTCCGCCACGCCGGCGGACCGGCCGCATCAGCCCACCCCACGCGCCGGAGAGGCGTTCGCGGTGCTGCGCGTGCCCCGCTTCGGCCCGGACTTCGCCCCGGTGGTCGTCGAGGGCGTTTCTCCCGGGGACCTGCGCAAGGGCCCCGGACACTTCCCGGGAACCGCCGGCCCGGGGCAGAAGGGGAATTTCGCCGTCGCGGGCCACCGGACCGGATGGGGCCAGCCTTTCCACCGTCTTCCTGACCTGCGTAAAGGGGACGCGCTGAGGGTCGAGCGGGACGGGAGGACGTACACCTACCGGGTCACCCGGACCAAGGTCGTCGAGCCGTCCGACGTCGGCGTCGTCGCTCCTGTGCCGAGTCGGCCGCACGCCCGGCCCGACAAGGCACGCATCACCCTGATCACCTGCACGGACCGTGGCTGGGACGGAACCTACGTCCACCGGTTCGTCGTCTGGGGCGAACTCGACACACCCTGA
- a CDS encoding glycosyltransferase family 2 protein codes for MNETSTQEAPRVVVLVPAYREVDSLPQVLQALQQQTHRAERIIVTLDPHKEPGRTTELERIALTAGAEVWHSVDNRHKKAGNLNGALDRLLPLLCDEDAVLIQDADTYLDPHFIEVTCRKMAQGYGAVGGNFRGRAGGWLCGAFQRNEFARYARDTARKRGKVLCLTGTACLFRVGALKDVLRARRTGRVPSAGGVYDTKALTEDNELTLALKHLRYRIVAPSRATMTTEVMETWRSLARQRLRWKRGALENLIDYGLTRHTAEGWARQIVAFLGASVSTVYVGSLIWFLALGAGIRIAPFWIAFSGFYAIERAITVKSRGWRASIASVLVIPEWFYDLFLQGVHIRALVDTALRRDRSW; via the coding sequence ATGAACGAGACGTCCACCCAAGAAGCTCCCCGCGTGGTCGTGCTGGTTCCGGCCTACCGGGAGGTGGACTCGCTTCCCCAGGTGCTGCAGGCGCTGCAACAGCAGACGCACCGCGCCGAGCGCATCATCGTGACGCTCGATCCGCACAAGGAACCCGGGCGGACAACGGAGCTTGAGCGGATCGCCCTCACGGCCGGGGCCGAGGTCTGGCACTCGGTGGACAACCGGCACAAGAAGGCCGGCAACCTCAACGGGGCACTCGACCGGCTGCTGCCGCTGCTCTGTGACGAGGATGCGGTCCTCATCCAGGACGCCGACACCTACCTCGATCCCCACTTCATCGAAGTGACCTGCCGGAAGATGGCCCAGGGCTACGGTGCCGTCGGCGGGAACTTCCGGGGCCGGGCCGGCGGCTGGCTGTGCGGGGCCTTCCAGCGCAACGAGTTCGCCCGGTACGCCCGGGACACCGCCCGCAAACGGGGCAAGGTGCTGTGTCTGACGGGTACCGCGTGCCTGTTCCGGGTCGGAGCCCTGAAGGACGTGCTCAGGGCTCGCAGGACAGGTCGGGTGCCCTCTGCCGGCGGGGTGTACGACACCAAGGCGCTCACTGAGGACAACGAACTCACCCTGGCACTCAAGCACCTCCGCTACCGCATCGTGGCACCCTCCCGCGCGACCATGACCACCGAAGTCATGGAGACGTGGAGATCCCTGGCCAGGCAGCGGCTGCGCTGGAAGCGGGGCGCGCTGGAAAATCTGATCGACTACGGCCTCACTCGCCACACCGCAGAAGGCTGGGCTCGCCAGATCGTCGCCTTCCTCGGGGCGTCAGTGTCCACCGTCTATGTGGGCTCGCTCATCTGGTTCCTCGCCCTGGGCGCCGGGATACGGATCGCCCCGTTCTGGATCGCCTTCAGCGGGTTCTACGCCATCGAGCGTGCGATCACCGTCAAATCCAGGGGCTGGCGGGCCTCAATAGCCTCGGTGCTGGTCATTCCCGAGTGGTTCTACGACCTGTTTCTCCAAGGGGTCCACATCCGTGCGCTCGTGGACACTGCGCTGCGCCGGGACCGCAGTTGGTAA
- a CDS encoding TetR/AcrR family transcriptional regulator gives MTHGPQTGDTEGGPQGRLSRERVLTAALDLVDREGLAALTMRRLGAELGVEAMSLYHYAPGKNALLDGVVEALYVELEDHLAAGRPPATSAPAWRAELHRIALATYQVCLDHPEGTLLIFSRMTRVPLARRPPPILRDHERVLALLRDAGYGPAHSARIWRAFTAWVFGYVSVELRATVDNPNEPDPAFRLGLYRIPFQELSTLRTTAPALAEPGGPDALATGLDALLDRFL, from the coding sequence ATGACACACGGTCCGCAAACGGGCGACACCGAGGGCGGCCCTCAGGGCCGTCTGAGCCGCGAACGGGTGCTCACCGCGGCTTTGGACCTGGTCGACCGGGAAGGGCTGGCGGCCCTGACCATGCGCCGCCTGGGCGCCGAACTCGGCGTGGAAGCAATGTCGCTGTACCACTACGCGCCCGGCAAGAACGCGCTGCTGGACGGTGTGGTAGAGGCCCTCTACGTGGAATTGGAGGACCATCTCGCGGCCGGGCGGCCTCCGGCCACCTCCGCTCCAGCGTGGCGGGCCGAACTGCACCGGATTGCGCTCGCCACCTACCAGGTGTGCCTCGACCATCCCGAGGGGACGCTGCTCATCTTCAGCCGCATGACAAGAGTGCCACTGGCCCGAAGGCCTCCGCCCATCCTCAGGGATCACGAGCGTGTGCTCGCCCTGCTTCGGGACGCCGGATATGGCCCGGCGCACTCCGCCCGAATCTGGCGCGCCTTCACGGCCTGGGTTTTCGGATACGTGTCGGTGGAACTGCGGGCCACGGTGGACAACCCCAACGAACCAGACCCAGCATTCCGGCTCGGTCTTTACCGCATCCCCTTCCAGGAGCTGTCCACGCTCCGCACGACTGCCCCTGCCCTGGCCGAACCGGGCGGCCCCGACGCTCTGGCCACCGGACTGGACGCGCTGCTGGACCGCTTCCTGTAG
- a CDS encoding MFS transporter, which yields MATTDSRSPRWAGYTLALLAFTQFIVTIDYNIVYVALPDIGSQLGFSAQSLQWVVSAYAVALGGLLLFGGRAADRIGPRRMLVTGLVIYALSSLTGGLAQNAGLLVAARALQGVGGALLTPATLMLIFTTFAPGPERNRATSVWGAVGSAGLAAGSLFGGVLTSAFGWSWVFYVNVPLALIAAFAATRILPPDRPLGTGRSFDAVGAAVATAGSTLLVFGLVSGPDKGWGSLEGLGALTAGALLLAVFVLIEKRSADPLVPLKLFRLRGLNIPMLALIVFQASLGGTYYLLTTYLQSVLNYSPFAAGIAFLPPTVICMAVAMKLNARVLGLLGVRTTLFLGTTATAVGLAAIIAGMSTHGSYWALVPGIAIWGAGGGFAFPTLFVAVASSGAEPAQQGVASALASTCRQIGGALGLAALVAVANAHAGHHPDPHALVGGLRMAGWVAAVGTLGGALIGLGLKKQPRPTPTPATTPATAPDVTDAATQAG from the coding sequence ATGGCCACCACAGACTCCCGATCGCCACGGTGGGCCGGGTACACCCTCGCCCTGCTGGCGTTCACCCAGTTCATCGTCACCATCGACTACAACATCGTCTACGTGGCACTGCCGGACATCGGCAGCCAGCTCGGCTTCTCCGCGCAGTCACTGCAATGGGTCGTCAGCGCCTACGCGGTCGCACTCGGCGGACTGCTGCTCTTCGGAGGCCGCGCCGCCGACCGGATCGGCCCGCGCCGCATGCTGGTCACCGGACTCGTCATCTACGCCCTGTCCTCCCTCACCGGCGGCCTCGCCCAGAACGCCGGACTCCTGGTGGCCGCCCGCGCGCTCCAGGGCGTGGGCGGTGCGCTGCTGACACCGGCGACGCTGATGCTCATCTTCACCACGTTCGCCCCGGGCCCGGAGCGCAACCGGGCCACATCCGTGTGGGGCGCCGTCGGCAGCGCGGGCCTGGCGGCGGGCTCCCTGTTCGGCGGAGTACTGACCAGCGCCTTCGGCTGGAGCTGGGTCTTCTACGTCAACGTCCCCCTCGCGCTCATCGCGGCGTTCGCCGCCACCCGGATCCTGCCGCCCGACCGCCCGCTCGGCACCGGCCGCAGCTTCGACGCCGTCGGCGCCGCAGTCGCCACCGCCGGCTCGACACTGCTGGTGTTCGGCCTGGTCAGCGGCCCGGACAAGGGCTGGGGCTCGCTGGAAGGCCTCGGCGCCCTGACGGCCGGCGCGCTGCTGCTGGCGGTCTTCGTCCTGATCGAGAAGCGCTCGGCGGACCCTCTGGTGCCCCTGAAGCTGTTCCGCCTGCGGGGCCTGAACATCCCCATGCTGGCGCTGATCGTCTTCCAGGCGTCCCTGGGCGGCACCTACTACCTGCTCACCACCTACCTGCAGTCCGTGCTGAACTACAGCCCGTTCGCCGCCGGCATCGCCTTCCTGCCGCCCACCGTGATCTGCATGGCGGTGGCGATGAAGCTCAACGCCCGGGTCCTGGGCCTGCTGGGCGTCCGCACCACGCTCTTCCTCGGCACCACCGCCACCGCCGTCGGACTGGCCGCCATCATCGCCGGCATGTCCACCCACGGCTCCTACTGGGCCCTGGTGCCGGGCATCGCCATCTGGGGCGCCGGCGGCGGCTTCGCCTTCCCGACGCTCTTCGTCGCGGTGGCATCCTCGGGCGCCGAACCCGCCCAGCAGGGCGTCGCCTCGGCACTCGCCTCCACCTGCCGGCAGATCGGCGGCGCCCTCGGCCTCGCCGCCCTGGTCGCCGTCGCCAATGCCCACGCCGGCCACCACCCCGACCCGCACGCCCTGGTCGGCGGCCTGCGCATGGCAGGCTGGGTCGCCGCCGTCGGCACCCTCGGCGGCGCGCTCATCGGACTCGGCCTGAAGAAGCAGCCCCGGCCGACCCCCACACCCGCCACCACCCCGGCAACGGCACCGGACGTCACCGACGCCGCCACACAGGCGGGCTGA
- a CDS encoding ATP-binding protein: MDSGAGGGDTTLPWPGLQTSLALEGEGGCIARARHLAADFLLTARSGHGVAVSDRAVDLTQLVVSELVTNACKYAPGPILLHLRITGEAVEVVVWDSNPGLPAARAADADRIGQHGLEIVTALAEKVEVAREPVGKRVTARITLTDTDR; the protein is encoded by the coding sequence ATGGACTCAGGAGCGGGCGGCGGTGACACCACGTTGCCCTGGCCCGGCCTGCAGACCTCGCTCGCGCTGGAGGGAGAGGGCGGGTGCATTGCCCGGGCCCGTCATCTGGCCGCGGACTTTCTCCTGACGGCCCGCTCCGGACACGGCGTTGCCGTGTCCGATCGGGCCGTGGATCTGACGCAGCTGGTGGTGAGCGAGCTGGTCACCAACGCCTGCAAGTACGCGCCGGGCCCGATCCTGCTGCACCTGCGCATCACCGGTGAGGCGGTGGAGGTGGTGGTGTGGGATTCGAATCCGGGGCTGCCGGCGGCCCGCGCGGCTGATGCCGACCGGATCGGCCAGCACGGCCTGGAGATCGTCACCGCCCTCGCCGAGAAGGTCGAGGTTGCGCGGGAGCCGGTCGGCAAGCGCGTCACTGCCCGCATCACCCTCACCGACACCGACCGATGA
- a CDS encoding STAS domain-containing protein, which yields MSEPLNSPTSCRSLNGILVLCVAGETTGHVLQQALAAAGTAPTRTVVDLSRVTFMDSPGINILIAAHTALAHAGGWLRLAAATASVRGTLQIVGLDHVIDCRATLHRGLST from the coding sequence GTGAGCGAACCCCTCAACTCACCGACGAGTTGTCGGTCGCTGAACGGCATCCTGGTCCTCTGCGTGGCCGGTGAAACGACCGGGCACGTCCTCCAGCAGGCCCTCGCGGCGGCAGGGACCGCCCCGACCCGTACCGTCGTCGACCTGAGCCGGGTGACCTTCATGGACTCCCCCGGCATCAACATTCTCATCGCCGCCCACACCGCGCTGGCCCACGCGGGCGGCTGGCTGCGCCTGGCCGCCGCTACCGCCTCCGTCCGGGGCACCCTGCAGATCGTCGGCCTCGACCACGTCATCGACTGCCGCGCAACCCTCCACCGCGGCCTCAGCACCTGA
- a CDS encoding SpoIIE family protein phosphatase: MLDAEGLVAGWSPEAEHLLGYRAQEVLGQPVDSLSVHVDGQRAGERLTQSGPERWLDVVFRHRSGRLLRLVAACRQLPATVIGPTTVVFLGDPEHVRGRQLQQAMLHGISTHSPVGMTIYGPDLRMAWANAAARQELPGTFDQYVGRSEDELYPGSEVLSAQYPATITQLMGKVLDSGQTVTGVHYRGCPASDPDREHVWSLSYYRLQDADGRALGVCEESVDVTDLHQAQQRLALLNEASVLIGSTLDLHRTVQELTEVLVPRVADFTAVDLLGDVLAGREPDARSARGTGDLCRVAHRSVREDLPEAVVTPGQRVGYSQGSPHWQCLTSGQPVLNAVLDLSQPWLREDPVRSDRLRKLGIHSHLAVPLRARGVTMGVATLMRWRTPDPFAAEDLLLVEELAARAAVCIDNARRYTREHQSALTLQRSLLPHELPTQEAVEAAYRYLPADTEAGVGGDWFDVLPLACARVGLVVGDVIGHGIHAAATMGRLRTAVHTLADLDLPPDELLTHLDDLVSRLALEAEAAHPYGIEGVLGASCLYAIYDPVTRRAIFARAGHPPPALAHLDKAVEFLDIPAGPPLGVGGLPFESVEVEIPEGCVLALYTDGLLTASDGDEDTGLERLGFALAHPDRPLEEVCDTMERLLLPDRAHDDVAFLVTRPRALPAENVATWDLAFEPAAVGRARELASDRLTQWRLLELTFSVELIVSELVTNAIRHAIGPVALRLIRTQNRLICAVSDHSSTSPHLQRANVGEEGGRGLFLVAQFAQRWGTRYTGDGKVIWAELPLADPSAGNPQP, translated from the coding sequence ATGCTGGATGCCGAAGGGCTCGTGGCCGGCTGGAGTCCCGAGGCCGAACATTTGCTCGGCTATCGTGCACAGGAGGTCCTTGGGCAGCCTGTCGACAGCCTTTCGGTGCACGTGGACGGGCAGAGAGCGGGCGAACGGCTCACTCAATCAGGACCAGAACGCTGGCTTGACGTCGTATTCCGTCACCGGTCCGGCCGCCTGTTGCGGTTGGTGGCAGCGTGCCGTCAGCTGCCTGCCACCGTGATAGGCCCCACCACGGTGGTGTTCCTCGGGGACCCTGAGCACGTGCGGGGCCGGCAGTTGCAGCAGGCGATGCTGCACGGCATTTCGACGCACTCCCCGGTTGGGATGACCATCTACGGTCCGGACTTGCGCATGGCGTGGGCGAACGCCGCAGCCCGGCAGGAGCTTCCCGGGACGTTCGACCAGTACGTCGGGCGCAGCGAGGACGAGCTGTATCCGGGGAGCGAGGTACTCTCAGCGCAGTATCCCGCCACGATCACGCAGCTCATGGGCAAAGTGCTTGATTCCGGACAGACGGTTACAGGGGTGCATTACCGGGGGTGCCCCGCTTCTGATCCCGATCGGGAACATGTGTGGTCCCTGTCCTACTACCGGCTGCAGGATGCGGACGGCAGAGCGCTGGGAGTGTGCGAGGAGTCGGTGGATGTCACCGATCTGCACCAGGCACAGCAGCGGCTGGCTCTGCTGAACGAGGCCAGCGTCCTGATCGGTAGCACCCTGGACCTGCACCGCACAGTTCAGGAACTGACCGAGGTCTTGGTACCCCGCGTCGCTGATTTCACCGCTGTCGACCTGCTCGGCGACGTACTGGCCGGACGGGAACCCGACGCACGGTCCGCCCGCGGGACCGGTGACCTTTGCCGGGTAGCTCATCGCTCGGTTAGGGAAGACCTGCCCGAGGCCGTCGTCACGCCGGGGCAGCGGGTCGGCTACTCGCAAGGATCCCCACATTGGCAGTGTCTAACGAGCGGACAACCCGTCCTGAACGCCGTCCTGGACCTGTCACAACCGTGGCTGCGTGAGGACCCGGTGCGCAGCGACCGCCTGCGCAAGCTGGGCATTCACTCCCACCTCGCGGTGCCTTTGCGTGCCCGCGGAGTCACCATGGGAGTGGCCACCCTCATGCGCTGGCGCACCCCGGACCCCTTCGCCGCCGAGGACCTGCTGCTCGTCGAGGAGCTCGCTGCCCGCGCCGCCGTGTGCATCGATAACGCGCGTCGATATACCCGCGAGCACCAGAGCGCGCTCACCCTGCAGCGCAGCCTACTGCCCCACGAGCTGCCCACCCAGGAAGCCGTGGAGGCCGCCTACCGCTATCTGCCCGCCGACACTGAGGCAGGAGTAGGCGGTGACTGGTTCGATGTGCTGCCCCTGGCCTGCGCACGGGTAGGGCTGGTCGTCGGAGACGTCATCGGCCACGGCATCCACGCCGCGGCGACGATGGGACGGCTGCGCACCGCCGTCCACACGCTAGCCGACCTGGATCTGCCGCCCGACGAGCTGCTGACCCATCTCGACGACCTGGTCAGCCGCCTGGCGTTGGAGGCCGAAGCTGCGCACCCTTACGGAATCGAGGGCGTGCTCGGCGCTTCCTGCCTGTACGCCATTTACGACCCAGTAACGCGCCGTGCCATCTTCGCCCGCGCCGGCCATCCGCCCCCTGCTCTTGCCCACTTGGACAAGGCGGTGGAATTCCTCGACATACCGGCGGGGCCCCCGCTGGGCGTAGGCGGACTGCCGTTCGAATCGGTCGAGGTGGAGATCCCCGAGGGCTGCGTCCTGGCGCTTTACACCGATGGCCTGCTTACGGCCTCCGACGGCGATGAGGACACCGGCCTGGAACGGTTGGGCTTCGCGCTCGCCCACCCCGACCGCCCCCTGGAGGAAGTCTGTGACACCATGGAACGCCTCTTGCTGCCCGACCGCGCACACGATGATGTGGCCTTCCTCGTCACCCGCCCCCGCGCACTTCCCGCTGAGAACGTCGCCACCTGGGACCTGGCATTCGAGCCAGCCGCCGTAGGGCGAGCCCGGGAACTGGCCAGCGACCGCCTCACCCAGTGGCGGCTACTGGAGCTGACCTTCTCCGTAGAGCTGATCGTCAGCGAGCTGGTCACCAACGCCATCCGCCACGCCATAGGCCCTGTCGCGCTGCGCCTGATCCGGACACAGAACCGGCTGATCTGCGCGGTCTCCGACCACAGCAGTACCTCTCCCCATCTACAGCGGGCCAATGTCGGTGAGGAAGGCGGGCGAGGCCTGTTTCTCGTCGCTCAATTCGCCCAGCGCTGGGGCACACGCTACACCGGAGACGGGAAAGTCATCTGGGCGGAACTACCCCTTGCCGACCCATCCGCAGGCAACCCCCAGCCATGA